One genomic window of [Clostridium] scindens ATCC 35704 includes the following:
- the recD2 gene encoding SF1B family DNA helicase RecD2 — protein sequence MDSIKGYVEHIVYRNEDNGYTVFNLNNDDGEMTCVGNFHYIEEGELLKLQGEYTTHKLYGLQFKAEASEVCEPEDLVSIERYLGSGAVKGIGAALAGRIVKKFKQDTFRIIEEEPERLAEIKGISERKAREIATQVEEKKDMRQAMIYLQKYGISTTLAARIYQHYGRSVYRVIEQNPYQIADHVPGVGFKTADEIASKVGIHTDSDYRIRSGIFYTLLQSVNEGHVYLRKEALTYRASQLLEVEIKDIEKYLMDLAIEKKIVMQESKEGMRVYASHYYYMEMNVAKMLHDLDVACEVAEASMMKRLQAIEENTGLYLDDMQRTAVMEAARRGIVVLTGGPGTGKTTTINAMIHFFESEGLDIRLAAPTGRAAKRMTEATGYESQTIHRLLEVSGNPEDETVNGFGRNEENPLEADVIIIDEMSMVDLPLMHALLGAIAPGTRLILVGDRNQLPSVGPGSVLKDIIDSQCFPVVMLTKIFRQAGESDIVVNAHKINRGEEVVLDNKSRDFFFLKRQDANVIISVVITLIQKKLPKYVNAQPYDIQVLTPMRKGLLGVERMNRILQEYLNPAEAGKTEKEYGDRLFREGDKVMQIKNNYQLEWEVATKYGMTIDKGMGIFNGDMGIIREINTYEETVIVEYDEKRMVKYPYALLDELELAYAITIHKSQGSEYPAVVIPLLQGPRQLYHRNLLYTAVTRARQCVTLVGSDSVFQEMIRNTNEQDRNTSLAQRIQELQ from the coding sequence ATGGATAGTATAAAAGGATATGTAGAACACATCGTATACCGTAATGAAGATAATGGGTATACGGTATTTAATTTGAATAATGATGACGGCGAGATGACCTGCGTCGGAAACTTCCACTATATTGAGGAAGGCGAACTCTTAAAATTACAGGGAGAGTATACGACCCATAAACTGTACGGACTGCAGTTTAAGGCAGAGGCATCCGAAGTCTGCGAGCCGGAGGACTTGGTTTCCATTGAGCGGTACCTGGGATCCGGAGCGGTGAAAGGGATTGGCGCAGCCCTGGCTGGAAGGATTGTAAAAAAGTTTAAGCAGGATACTTTCCGCATCATCGAGGAAGAGCCGGAACGCCTGGCTGAGATCAAAGGAATCAGCGAGCGCAAGGCCCGGGAGATTGCCACTCAAGTAGAAGAAAAGAAGGACATGCGCCAGGCAATGATCTATTTGCAGAAATACGGAATATCGACGACTCTGGCAGCAAGGATATACCAGCATTACGGGCGGAGCGTGTACCGTGTCATAGAACAGAATCCTTACCAGATAGCCGACCATGTGCCTGGCGTGGGGTTTAAAACCGCTGATGAGATTGCATCCAAGGTCGGAATCCATACCGATTCCGACTATCGCATCCGCAGCGGTATTTTCTATACCCTTTTACAGAGTGTGAACGAAGGTCATGTATATCTGAGAAAAGAAGCGCTGACCTACCGCGCCAGCCAGCTTCTGGAAGTGGAAATAAAGGATATCGAGAAGTATCTGATGGATCTGGCCATCGAGAAAAAGATTGTGATGCAGGAATCCAAAGAAGGCATGAGAGTCTATGCTTCTCACTATTATTATATGGAAATGAATGTGGCGAAGATGCTCCATGATCTGGATGTCGCCTGCGAAGTGGCGGAGGCCAGCATGATGAAAAGGCTTCAGGCTATTGAAGAGAACACCGGCCTATACCTGGACGACATGCAGCGCACAGCGGTAATGGAGGCTGCCAGAAGAGGCATCGTGGTACTTACTGGAGGCCCGGGAACGGGAAAGACTACAACCATCAATGCCATGATACATTTTTTTGAGAGCGAGGGGCTGGATATCCGTCTTGCGGCTCCCACGGGCCGGGCAGCCAAGCGGATGACCGAGGCCACCGGATATGAGTCCCAGACCATCCACCGTCTTCTGGAAGTCAGCGGAAATCCAGAAGATGAGACGGTCAATGGATTCGGGCGCAATGAAGAGAATCCGCTGGAAGCGGATGTGATCATTATCGACGAGATGTCCATGGTGGATCTTCCGCTTATGCATGCCCTGCTGGGAGCCATCGCCCCGGGAACGCGGCTGATTCTGGTGGGGGACAGGAACCAGCTTCCAAGCGTGGGGCCGGGAAGCGTGCTGAAAGACATTATTGATTCTCAATGCTTTCCGGTGGTGATGCTGACCAAGATCTTTCGCCAGGCAGGAGAAAGCGACATCGTGGTGAATGCCCATAAGATCAACCGTGGGGAAGAAGTCGTGCTGGATAATAAGAGCAGGGATTTCTTTTTCCTGAAGCGGCAGGATGCCAATGTCATCATCAGCGTGGTTATCACTCTAATTCAGAAGAAACTGCCCAAGTATGTCAATGCCCAGCCATACGATATCCAGGTGCTGACCCCAATGCGCAAAGGCCTGCTGGGAGTGGAGCGGATGAACCGTATCCTGCAGGAGTATCTCAATCCAGCGGAGGCGGGGAAGACAGAAAAAGAATATGGAGACCGCCTGTTCAGAGAAGGGGATAAGGTCATGCAGATTAAGAACAATTACCAGCTGGAATGGGAAGTAGCCACCAAATATGGCATGACCATTGACAAAGGCATGGGAATCTTTAACGGGGATATGGGAATCATCCGGGAGATCAATACCTATGAAGAGACGGTGATTGTGGAATATGATGAAAAAAGAATGGTAAAGTATCCCTATGCTTTACTGGATGAGCTGGAACTGGCATATGCCATTACCATACATAAATCACAGGGGAGTGAATATCCTGCGGTGGTCATACCACTTCTGCAGGGACCTAGGCAGCTGTACCACAGGAATCTTCTGTATACGGCTGTTACAAGAGCAAGGCAGTGCGTGACTCTGGTGGGAAGCGATTCGGTATTCCAGGAGATGATACGCAATACCAATGAGCAGGACCGCAATACCAGCCTTGCACAGCGAATCCAAGAATTACAATGA
- the cdaA gene encoding diadenylate cyclase CdaA — translation MEQQITRFAGKYVTGFYFPEIHLTDVIEVLILTFLIYQIMVWIKNTKAWMLLKGIIVLAAFILLAAIFKMHTILYLAKNAVTVMATAAIVVFQPELRRALEKLGEKKFLSSVVPFETNREKVRFSEETRESIVEAAFVMGKAKTGALIVVEQAIRLTEYESTGIQMDCLVSSQVLINIFEHNTPLHDGAIIIRGDRIVSATCYLPLSDNMGISKDLGTRHRAAVGMSEVSDALVIVASEETGKVSVAQGGQLLRNISQKDLREKLASIQDKKTEVNKIAALWKGRHNHEKKTNG, via the coding sequence ATGGAACAGCAGATCACCAGATTTGCGGGAAAATATGTCACAGGGTTTTATTTCCCGGAGATTCACCTGACCGATGTGATTGAAGTATTGATCCTTACCTTCCTGATATATCAGATCATGGTCTGGATTAAAAACACGAAGGCGTGGATGCTTCTCAAGGGAATCATCGTGCTTGCTGCATTCATTCTTTTAGCCGCCATATTCAAGATGCATACCATATTGTATCTTGCCAAGAATGCCGTAACGGTTATGGCGACGGCAGCAATCGTGGTATTCCAGCCGGAACTAAGGAGGGCCCTGGAGAAACTTGGTGAAAAGAAGTTTCTCAGTTCCGTGGTGCCTTTTGAGACTAACAGGGAGAAGGTGCGTTTCAGCGAGGAGACAAGAGAGAGTATCGTAGAAGCAGCCTTTGTGATGGGTAAGGCTAAGACCGGCGCGCTGATCGTCGTTGAGCAGGCGATCCGGCTGACAGAGTATGAAAGTACAGGAATCCAGATGGACTGTCTTGTTTCCAGCCAGGTTCTGATCAATATATTTGAGCACAATACGCCGCTGCATGATGGAGCAATCATTATCCGGGGAGACCGGATCGTATCGGCTACCTGCTATCTGCCGTTGTCGGATAACATGGGCATCAGCAAGGACCTGGGCACCAGGCACCGGGCTGCAGTGGGAATGAGCGAGGTAAGCGACGCGCTGGTAATCGTGGCGTCGGAGGAGACGGGCAAAGTGTCCGTGGCACAGGGAGGCCAGTTGTTGCGCAATATCAGCCAGAAAGATTTGAGGGAAAAATTAGCGAGCATTCAGGATAAAAAGACGGAAGTCAATAAAATAGCGGCATTATGGAAAGGAAGGCATAATCATGAAAAAAAGACTAATGGATAA
- a CDS encoding ComF family protein, which translates to MTILRKIYETALRWLWPEICPFCGKASSRGICGVCRKELEKLKIQEPRCKRCGKPIARMEKEYCHDCSHTHHHYDSGLALWLHGKPVSTSIYQFKYHNQRNFGIWYAREMAEQFALSIRRWDPDLIIPIPLHSTRKRKRGYNQAQIVACELGRRMGMPVDATSLCRRIPTSPQKTLGHRERKANLRKAFALGRGFVPVPTVLLVDDIYTTGNTMDAAADILKRAGVEKVYFLTISIGQGY; encoded by the coding sequence ATGACAATCTTACGAAAAATCTATGAAACTGCCCTCCGCTGGCTCTGGCCTGAAATATGCCCATTCTGTGGCAAGGCAAGCAGCCGGGGAATCTGCGGTGTCTGCCGGAAAGAACTGGAAAAACTGAAGATCCAAGAGCCAAGATGCAAAAGATGCGGCAAGCCGATTGCCCGTATGGAGAAGGAATATTGTCATGACTGCTCGCATACACATCATCATTATGACAGCGGTCTTGCGCTCTGGCTTCATGGAAAGCCGGTCAGCACGTCTATCTATCAGTTCAAGTATCACAATCAGAGAAATTTTGGAATCTGGTATGCCAGGGAAATGGCGGAGCAATTCGCTCTATCCATCAGAAGATGGGATCCGGACCTGATCATTCCGATTCCACTGCACAGTACTCGAAAAAGAAAAAGAGGCTACAATCAGGCACAGATCGTTGCCTGCGAACTTGGCAGGAGGATGGGGATGCCGGTAGACGCAACCAGTCTTTGCCGGAGGATACCTACAAGCCCGCAGAAGACGCTGGGCCATAGGGAGAGAAAAGCAAACTTAAGGAAGGCCTTCGCACTGGGACGCGGGTTTGTTCCGGTGCCAACCGTACTGCTGGTTGACGATATCTATACCACTGGAAATACTATGGATGCGGCGGCAGATATTTTGAAGAGGGCGGGGGTTGAAAAAGTCTATTTTTTGACTATAAGTATTGGACAAGGGTACTAA
- the mreB gene encoding rod shape-determining protein, with amino-acid sequence MSIDIGIDLGTASVLVYVKGKGVILKEPSVVAFDRDTNAIKAIGEEARLMLGRTPGNIVAIRPLRQGVISDYTVTEKMIKYFVQKAMGKRTFKKPRISICVPSGVTEVEKKAVEEATYAAGAREVNLIEEPVAAAIGAGIDISKPCGNMIVDVGGGTSDIAVISLGGTVVNTSIKLAGDDFDEAIVRYMRKKHNLLIGERTAEDIKIKIGTTYPLIEDEAMEVRGRNLVTGLPKTVTVTSSETEEALRETTGQIVEAVISVLERTPPELSADILDRGIMLTGGGAMLRGLEELIEEKTGINTMTAEDPMKVVAIGTGQFVEFMGGRKDF; translated from the coding sequence ATGTCAATAGATATTGGAATTGATTTGGGTACCGCCAGCGTTCTGGTATATGTCAAGGGCAAGGGCGTGATCTTAAAAGAGCCGTCCGTGGTAGCATTTGACAGGGATACCAATGCAATTAAGGCAATCGGCGAGGAAGCACGCCTGATGCTTGGAAGGACGCCGGGCAACATCGTGGCCATCCGGCCGCTGCGCCAGGGCGTGATCTCAGATTATACGGTTACGGAGAAAATGATAAAGTACTTTGTGCAGAAAGCCATGGGCAAGCGTACATTCAAGAAGCCGCGGATCAGCATCTGTGTGCCAAGCGGCGTGACGGAAGTGGAGAAGAAAGCGGTGGAAGAGGCGACCTATGCAGCCGGAGCCAGGGAAGTCAATCTGATCGAGGAGCCGGTGGCTGCCGCGATCGGTGCGGGAATCGACATCTCTAAGCCCTGTGGAAATATGATCGTTGACGTTGGCGGAGGAACTTCCGATATCGCAGTCATTTCCCTTGGAGGAACGGTGGTAAATACTTCCATCAAGCTGGCGGGGGATGATTTTGACGAGGCCATCGTGCGCTATATGCGTAAGAAGCATAATCTTCTGATTGGAGAGCGTACGGCTGAAGATATCAAGATTAAGATCGGCACGACCTATCCCCTGATCGAGGATGAAGCCATGGAAGTAAGAGGCAGGAATCTGGTCACGGGACTTCCAAAGACCGTTACAGTTACTTCATCCGAGACGGAAGAAGCGCTTAGGGAGACCACGGGACAGATCGTGGAAGCTGTGATCAGCGTGCTGGAGCGGACGCCGCCGGAACTGTCTGCCGATATCCTTGACCGTGGAATCATGCTGACCGGCGGAGGAGCGATGTTAAGAGGTCTGGAAGAACTAATCGAAGAGAAGACCGGAATCAATACAATGACTGCCGAAGATCCGATGAAGGTGGTAGCCATCGGAACCGGCCAGTTTGTAGAATTCATGGGTGGGCGAAAAGATTTTTAA
- the uvrA gene encoding excinuclease ABC subunit UvrA, which yields MTEKNSNRQFIKIRGANEHNLKNIDLDIPRNELVVLTGLSGSGKSSLAFDTIYAEGQRRYMESLSSYARQFLGQMEKPDVESIEGLSPAISIDQKSTNRNPRSTVGTVTEIYDYFRLLYARIGIPHCPQCGKEIKKQTVDQMVDQIMELPEKTKIQLLAPVVRGRKGTHAKLFERAKKSGYVRVRVDGNLYELSEEIALDKNIKHNIEIIVDRLVVKEGIEQRLTDSIEDVLALAEGLLIVDVIGGEPINFSQSFACPDCGISIDEIEPRSFSFNNPFGACPECFGLGYKMEFDEDLIIPDKNLSISEGAITVMGWQSCTDKKSFTYAILDALSKEYKFSLDTPFKKYPKKIHDIIINGTGGKEVKVHYRGQRGEGVYDVAFEGLIRNVERRYRETSSVTSKTEYEEFMRITPCHECGGQRLKPGALAVTVGGKNIAEVTALSIERLQKFLNRLKLNKHQMMIGGQILKEINARIQFLMDVGLNYLTLSRATGSLSGGEAQRIRLATQIGSGLVGVAYILDEPSIGLHQRDNDKLLGTLKHLRDLGNTVVVVEHDEDTMREADYIVDIGPGAGEHGGEVVAQGNAEEIMANKNSITGAYLSGRIQIPVPKERAKPTGWLKVIGARQNNLKNIDVQFPLGVMTCVTGVSGSGKSSLVNEILYKRLAKELNRARTIPGKHKDIKGIEQLDKVIDIDQSPIGRTPRSNPATYTGVFDLIRDLFAATADAKARGYKKGRFSFNVKGGRCEACSGDGILKIEMHFLPDVYVPCEVCKGKRYNRETLEVKYKGKSIYDVLNMTVEEALHFFENVPSIRRKMETLNDVGLSYIRLGQPSTTLSGGEAQRIKLATELSKRSTGKTIYILDEPTTGLHFADVHKLTEILRRLSSDGNTVIVIEHNLDVIKTADYIIDIGPEGGDKGGTVIAQGTPEEVAANPASYTGKYIDAMLRR from the coding sequence ATGACCGAAAAGAATTCAAATAGACAGTTTATTAAGATCAGGGGAGCCAACGAACACAACCTGAAGAATATTGATCTGGATATCCCCAGAAATGAATTAGTGGTATTGACGGGCCTAAGCGGTTCAGGCAAGTCCTCCCTGGCCTTTGATACGATCTATGCGGAGGGGCAGAGAAGGTACATGGAGTCCTTGTCATCCTATGCAAGACAGTTCCTGGGACAGATGGAGAAGCCGGACGTGGAGAGCATCGAGGGACTTTCACCGGCCATATCTATTGACCAGAAGTCCACCAACCGGAATCCCCGCTCCACGGTAGGGACGGTGACGGAGATCTATGACTATTTCCGGCTGCTCTATGCAAGAATCGGAATTCCTCACTGTCCGCAGTGTGGGAAAGAGATCAAGAAACAGACGGTGGACCAGATGGTGGATCAGATCATGGAACTTCCAGAGAAGACGAAGATCCAGCTCCTTGCCCCGGTAGTGCGGGGAAGGAAGGGAACCCATGCAAAGTTGTTTGAACGGGCTAAAAAGAGCGGTTATGTCCGTGTGCGGGTGGATGGGAACTTGTACGAATTATCAGAAGAGATCGCGCTGGATAAAAATATCAAGCATAACATAGAGATCATCGTAGACCGTCTGGTGGTTAAGGAGGGCATTGAGCAGAGGCTGACGGATTCCATCGAGGATGTGCTGGCCTTGGCAGAAGGGCTATTGATTGTGGATGTCATTGGCGGGGAGCCGATTAACTTCAGCCAGAGTTTTGCCTGCCCGGACTGCGGGATCAGCATTGATGAGATCGAGCCGAGAAGTTTCTCTTTTAACAATCCCTTTGGCGCCTGCCCAGAATGTTTCGGACTGGGCTATAAGATGGAGTTTGATGAGGACTTGATCATCCCGGATAAGAATCTGAGCATCAGCGAGGGCGCTATCACCGTCATGGGATGGCAGTCCTGCACGGATAAGAAGAGTTTTACCTATGCAATCCTGGACGCGCTCAGCAAAGAGTATAAGTTCTCTCTGGACACTCCTTTTAAAAAGTATCCGAAGAAAATTCATGACATTATCATCAACGGAACCGGCGGCAAGGAAGTGAAGGTGCATTACCGGGGCCAGCGGGGAGAAGGCGTCTATGACGTTGCCTTTGAAGGCTTAATCCGTAATGTGGAGCGCAGATACCGGGAGACGTCTTCCGTGACGTCCAAGACAGAATACGAAGAATTCATGCGTATCACGCCCTGCCATGAGTGCGGCGGCCAGAGGCTGAAGCCGGGAGCGCTGGCAGTTACGGTGGGCGGGAAGAATATTGCGGAGGTTACGGCGCTTTCGATCGAGCGTCTCCAGAAGTTCCTGAACCGCCTGAAGCTGAACAAGCATCAGATGATGATCGGAGGGCAGATACTGAAGGAGATTAATGCGAGGATCCAATTCCTGATGGATGTGGGCCTGAACTATCTGACGCTGTCACGGGCAACCGGAAGCCTGTCGGGCGGAGAAGCGCAGAGGATCCGTCTCGCTACCCAGATCGGCTCCGGCCTGGTGGGAGTGGCATATATTCTGGATGAGCCAAGCATCGGCCTGCACCAGAGGGATAATGACAAGCTGCTGGGAACATTGAAGCATCTGAGGGATCTGGGCAATACGGTGGTAGTCGTGGAACACGACGAGGACACTATGCGCGAAGCCGATTATATTGTGGATATCGGACCAGGAGCCGGAGAACACGGAGGAGAAGTCGTCGCCCAAGGGAATGCAGAAGAGATTATGGCGAATAAGAATTCCATAACTGGCGCATACCTAAGTGGGAGAATTCAGATACCGGTGCCCAAGGAGCGGGCAAAACCTACCGGATGGCTGAAGGTGATCGGAGCCAGGCAGAACAATCTGAAGAATATAGATGTGCAGTTCCCGCTGGGAGTGATGACTTGCGTGACAGGCGTTTCCGGCTCCGGGAAAAGTTCGCTGGTCAACGAAATCCTGTACAAGCGTCTGGCAAAAGAACTGAACAGGGCCAGGACCATTCCTGGCAAGCACAAGGATATCAAAGGAATCGAGCAGCTGGATAAAGTCATTGACATCGACCAGTCTCCCATCGGGCGCACGCCCCGCTCGAATCCGGCCACGTATACCGGGGTATTTGACTTGATTCGGGACCTGTTCGCCGCTACGGCAGATGCCAAGGCGAGAGGCTATAAGAAGGGACGCTTCAGCTTTAATGTCAAAGGCGGCAGGTGCGAAGCCTGCAGCGGAGACGGGATTCTGAAGATCGAGATGCATTTCCTGCCGGATGTCTATGTCCCTTGCGAAGTCTGCAAAGGCAAGCGTTATAACAGGGAGACGCTGGAGGTCAAGTATAAAGGAAAAAGCATCTATGACGTGCTAAATATGACGGTGGAGGAAGCGCTCCATTTCTTTGAGAATGTTCCCAGCATTCGCAGGAAGATGGAGACGCTCAATGATGTGGGGCTGTCATACATCCGCCTGGGGCAGCCGTCCACAACCCTGTCGGGAGGGGAGGCGCAGCGGATCAAGCTGGCAACAGAGTTGAGCAAGAGAAGCACGGGAAAGACTATATACATCCTGGATGAACCTACGACAGGACTGCATTTTGCAGATGTGCATAAATTGACGGAGATTCTGCGCAGGCTGTCTTCCGACGGCAACACAGTCATCGTCATCGAGCACAATCTGGATGTAATTAAGACCGCGGACTATATCATCGACATCGGTCCGGAAGGCGGAGATAAGGGAGGCACCGTTATTGCCCAGGGAACACCAGAAGAAGTGGCTGCAAATCCTGCATCCTATACAGGAAAATATATCGACGCTATGCTGCGGCGATAA